A window of Aurantibacillus circumpalustris genomic DNA:
TTTTCAATTAGGGAAAGATATTCATACTGCAACAGCGGCTAAAGTATTTGGTGTTGCAGAAGCAGACGTTACAAAAGAAATGCGTTATAAAAGTAAGAGCGTAAATTTCGGAATTATTTATGGACAAGGAGCTTTTGGTCTATCTGAGAATTTAAATATTTCAAGAACAGAGGCCAAGGAGCTTATAGATAATTATTTTAAAGAATATGGCGCCATAAAAAGTTATATGGATGAAACCATCAACTTTGCTAGGGAGCATGGCTACGTTCAAACTTTACTTGGTCGTAAACGTTGGTTGCGCGATATCACTTCAAATAATGCAACAGTGAGGAGTTATGCAGAGCGCAATGCTATTAATGCTCCAATTCAAGGTTCAGCTGCCGATATGATCAAAGTCGCTATGATTAATATTTACAACGAATTAGAAAAACAGAATTTTAAAACAAAAATGCTTCTACAAGTGCATGATGAACTTGTGTTCGATGTTCATAAACCAGAACTTGAGAAAGTAAAACCAATCATTGAGAAATTGATGAGCGAAGCTTTGCCTTTAAAAGTTCCTGTTGAAGTAGGTTTGGGGACGGGTGAGAATTGGTTAGCGGCGCATTAGTACTTTCGTTTTTCTAGAATCCATTTCATATATTTATATTAAATATGAATACATGAAAAATTTTATACTCTTCAGTTTTTTATTTCTACTAGTACGCTTTTCATTTTCTCAATCGGCATCTGATGCAGCTGTGCAATTAACGGCGCTTGTTCAAAATAGTCCTGCGCAAATAACTTTGAACTGGGTTGGTAATGCAACAAGTACACAGTATCAGGTTTACCGAAAATTAAAAACAGATGTAAGCTGGGGAGCACCAGTTGCAACACCTGGAGGAACTACCAATCAATATATCGATAACACGGTGAGTGTAGGAATAAATTACGAATACCGTGTTTCGCGGACAGGTTCCGGTTATGCAGGCCATGGTTATATAAACAGTGGTATTGAAGTTCCAGAAACTTTTTACAGAGGAAAATTAATTTTATTGGTGGACAGCAATTTTATTGGAACCCTTTCAGCAGAAATTTCAAGACTCATAACGGATATAGAAGGCGACGGATGGGACGTTATTCGACACGATGTTTTGAGAACCGGATCGGTTACTCATATTAAAGATCTTATTGTAAATGATTACAATGAAGATACAACGGTCGCTGTAAAAGCTGTTTTTTTATTGGGACACATTCCTGTTCCTTACAGTGGAAATATTAATCCTGATGGGCATCCTGATCATTTGGGAGCTTGGCCTGCTGATTGTTATTACGCTGATATGGATGGTGTATGGACAGATAATTCGGTAACATCTACAACCGCTTCACCAGCCCGCACACAAAACATTCCGGGTGATGGCAAGTTTGATCAAAGCATTGTGCCAAGTGATCTTGAGCTTCAAGTAGGAAGGGTTGATTTTAATGGAATGCCAACATTTACGTTGACAGAAGGGCAATTGCTTAAAAATTATTTGGACAAAGATCATGAGTACCGTATGAAAATGTTTGTGCCAATTAAACAAGGCGTTGTAGATGATAATTTTGGATACTTTAGCAGTGAAGCCTTCGCCGCTAGTGGATACAAAAATTTTGCGCCACTTGTTGGTTCTTCAAATATAATCGCCGCTGATTATTTTACAAGTATGACAGGGTTAAGTTTCGCCTGGTCTTTTGGCTGTGGTGGAGGCACCTACACAAGTGCCAGCGGCATTGGAAATACAGCGAACTTCGCCGCTTCAAATCTTCATGGTGTATTCACAATGTTGTTCGGCTCATATTTTGGCGATTGGGATTCACAAAATAATTTTTTGAAAGCTCCATTGGCTCAGGGAAAAATACTTACAAGTGTTTGGTCTGGTAGACCACATTATCAGTTTCACCACATGGGATTGGGAGAAAACATTGGTTATGGTGTTTTACTCACACAAAACAATTCCGGTAATCTTTATTTTGATAGTCCAACTGTTATTACAGGACGTTGGATTCACAATGCCTTGATGGGCGATCCAACACTGAGAAATGACGTGGTTGCGCCTGTTTCAAATGTTGTGGCAACGAAAGCCGGATTTGACTGTCACATCTCTTGGTCAGCTACTACAGAAACCACTATTGCAGGTTATAATATCTATGTTAAAAACGACACGAATACAGCTTATGTAAAATTAAATTCTCTTCCAATCAGCGGAACAACTTATACCGATAATTGCCTTTTATACAAAGGAGTTTACACCTATATGGTGCGAGTATTGAAATTGGAAAATGTTCCCAGCGGAACTTATTACAATATGAGCGAAGGTATAGCTGATACCGCTTATAATTCTTCAACAGTGAAAACACATGCAGGTTTTTTGGCCATTGTTAACGGTAATGTTTTAAATTTAACTAACACATCAGCAAATGCTACAAACTTTTTTTGGGATCTTGGAAATGGACAAACCAACACAACGCCCTCACCAGTAATTACATATAGTGCAAACGCTCCCTACCAAATAATGTTGGTCGCATCAAATCAATGCGATCAGGATACCGCTTATGCAGCAATATACATTGTAACGGTTGCCTTGGATGAATTATCAGAAAACGAAAATGTAATTATTTTCCCTAATCCATCTTTAGGTAAAATTAAGGTAACGAATAACAAAAATGAAAAATTCAAGATCACAATTTATACTACTGAAGGAAAAAAGGTAGCAGAGTTTCACGAGTATAGTAAAGAGCATGAATTAGATCTTAATTATTTGGGAAAAGGATTGTTTTTCATTGAGATTGTAACGAATGAAAAAACCGCAGTCAAAAAATTGATTTTAGAGTAGCGAGAAATCAGTTTTAGTTTAAACCTCTCTGCGCATTCTGCCCACAGGAATATCTAATTGTTCCCGATACTTAGCAACCGTGCGGCGAGCGATATTGTACCCTTTTTCGTTAAGTTTGGCGCATAATTCATCATCTGTTAAAGGATGTTTTTTGTCTTCTTTGTCAACATAATCTTTGAGAATGTCTTTTATTTCCCGGCTGCTAACTTCCTCGCCGCTATCAGTACTCATACTTTCACTAAAAAAAGTTTTTAGTAAAAAAGTGCCGTAGGGTGTTTGCACATATTTACTGTTTGCCATTCTTGAAACAGTTGACAAATCAAGCGAGACACGACTGGCAATATCTTTTAAAATCATTGGTTTGAGTTTACTCTCATCGCCGGTTGAAAAATAATCGTGTTGATACTCGAGAATACATTTCATACACAAACTCATTGTAGCGTAGCGTTGTTGCAAAGCCTCTATGAACCAACCAGCACTTTCAATTTTACTCTTTATAAAACCGGAAGCTTCTTTACTGCTTTTTTCTTTGCTCTTGGCATATTCTTTCAACATTTCTTTATAATCCTTGCTGATTTTTAAATCGGGCATATTACGTCCATTAATGCTTAATTCAGGAATGCCGTCTGTTACTGTAATAATAAAATCGGGAACTACCGCACTAAAATTACTTTCTTTTGTCTCACTGTTTCCCGGACGAGGATTGAGATGCGTTATTTCATTTATAATATCTTTTAACTCTTCATTATCAATTTCCAAACGTTTAAGTATTTTATCGTAATGTTTTTTAGAAAACTCCTCCATGTGGTTCTTAATAACATCCATAGCAAGAACAACTTCTTTTGTTTTTTCGGTTTTTCTTTCCAATTGTATTAAAAGGCACTCCTGTAAATTTCTTGCGCCAACACCGGGAGGATCGAAACTTTGAATAATTTTAAGCGCTTCTTCAATTTCTTTTATGTCGGTTGTAATGTTATAATTAAAAGCAAGATCGTCCACTATTAAATCTAGTTCGCGACGAACATAACCATCCTCGTCCAAACAACCGATTAGGTAATTGCCAATCGTGTATTCCCGATCGTTAATATCTTTCAAACCTAATTGTTGTTCGAGCTGTTCCTGGAACCCAACACCTTCAACCACAACAAAGTCTCTTGTTTCTTCATCAGGCCCTTTGTTTACAACTTCGTACTTATAGGAGTCCAATTCCTCTGCATCCATGTAATCTTCCATTTCAACATCACTGGCAGAAGTTTTCATTTCTTCTTCCTTTATCTCACCATTGTCATCAAATTCCTCATCGGCAGTTATTTCTCCTTCATCTTCATTACTGAAAAGTTCTTCGTCTGTTGTAAGGGTATCTTCATCTTCTTCTAATGCAGGGTTTAGTTCCAACTCTTCTTTAATTCGTTCTTCAAGCGCAAGTGTCGGCAATTGCAAAAGCTTCATCAACAAAATTTGTTGAGGTAATAATTTTTGCGAGAGCTTTAGATATTGCGAATGTTTGAGCGCCATAATTAATTTATACTACAGAGGTAATAGTTTTTTTTACCCTTCTGAATGATAATGTATTTGTTATTAATTAAATGCGATGAATTAATAATAAGTTCAAGGCCTTCTACTTTTTCTTTGTTAACGCTCACGCCACCACCTTGAATCATTTTTCTTGCTTCACTTTTGCTAGGGAAAACAGTTGTTTTTTCCGACAACAATTCCACAATACCTGTTCCAGATTCTATTTCAGATTTCAACAAAGTGAACTGAGGTAATCCGTCAAATACATCTAAGAATGTTTCTTCATCGAGTTTTTTAAGTTCAGCTAAGCCACCATTAAATAATACAGAACTTGTGTCAATAGCACTGTTTAGATCCGTTTCACTATGTACCAAAGTTGTTAATTCTTTTGCAAGTGTTTTTTGAAGAATTCGTTTTCCAGGATCCTTTTCGTGCTCGGTAATCATAGCTTCTGTTTCTTCTTTCGAAAAAAAAGTGAAGATCTTAATCCAACTTTTTGCATCAGCATCTGAAGTATTAATCCAGAATTGATAAAATTTATAAGGACTTGTTTTTGTTCTATCTAACCACACACTACCGCTTTCTGTTTTTCCAAATTTTGTTCCGTCGGCTTTACGAATTAACTGTGTTGTGAGTGCATAAGCTTCTCCTCCTGATTTACGACGGATTAATTCGGTGCCACTTGTAATGTTACCCCATTGGTCTGAGCCTCCCATTTGAAGTTTACAGTTTTGAGTTTCGTTCAACTTATAGAAATCAAAAGCCTGCAGTAGTTGGTAACTAAACTCGGTAAAGCTCATTCCTGTTTCCAAACGATTTTTAACCGAATCTTTTGCCATCATGTAACTAACGGTTAAGTGCTTGCCAACATCTCTAATAAAAGTAAGAAAAGTGTAATCCTTCATCCAGTCGTAGTTGTTTACAAGAATCGCGCCATTACTGGAAGAGTTAAAATCTAAAAATTTTTCAAGCTGTTTTTTAAGGCCCGCTACGTTTTTATTAAGAGCTTCTTCATCTAAAAGATTTCGTTCCGCTGATTTTCCGCTAGGATCACCCACCATCCCAGTGGCCCCACCTATTAAGGCAATAGGCTTATGCCCTGCTTTTTGAAAACGCAACAAAGTAAATACCTGGGTTAAATGACCTATATGTAATGAATCTGCCGTTGGATCGAATCCAATATATCCGCTAATAATTTCTTTTTCCAATAATTCTTCAGTGCCCGGCATAATATCCTGCAACAGCCCTCTCCAACGTAATTCTTCAACAAAATTTGATTTCATATAGTTTGATTTCTTTTTTTATTACTTTAACGTTACCCCTTTGACTTCAGGCCTTACAACTGTTAAGACAAGGAGGCGATTCGTAACGAGTAAAATTACAAATATTGCCTGCATTTACAGCAATTTTTGTTGCCACTAATTGCACTAATTTTCACGAAGTTATTCGTGTAAATTGTTATCGAGATAGGGTATAAATGTTTAAACGATTTAACGGAATTCTTTTTAAATTAGACCCATGTTTATATACAATGTAACGGTTAACATTGATGATGAGGTTCATCAACAATGGGTAAAATGGATGAAGGAAAAACATATTCCGGATGTAATGAAAACAGGCTGCTTCATAGATAGCCAGATGGTTAAAGTGTTGTATGTGGAAGATCATGGGCACACATTTTCAACGCAGTATAAATTTTTAGAAATGGCGGATATTGAAAAATATCAAAAAGAATTTGCGCCCGCTCTTCAAGCAGAACACAAAGAAATGTTTGGCGAAAAGTATACTGCATTTAGAACAGTACTAGAAATTCTGTAATGATTATAAAAAACCTTGCAACCAATGCATCGCGCCCTTTTCTTCTTTAAACAGTTTGGAAGGAACAGAAGGGCGATTTACTTTTATAAAAAAGTTTGCAAGCAAAATAACAGATATTTTATCGGTAAGAGTTGCATAAGCAAGATGTTGTTTTGAGTAGGAGTTGTTTGCACTGTACTTTCTTGCGGCTGAACCGGCGGTTGCAAGATTTCTGACATCAGCCAGAATACAAAAAGTTAAGTTTCCGGCCAATTTGGAGGCCTCACTAAAGATTAATTCAAGTGTCTTTTCGGTGATTTCTGTGCCTTCGGTAATTCTTACGGTCAGAATTCTGTTTTCGTATTCGAGTTGACCGAATTCTTTAAAGTGAAGGGCTTGTTTCATTTGGCCCAAATATAACCAATTTCGACAAATGTCAGTTATTTATCGACGAGTTACAGTTATTGAACGAGGGGACCAAAAAGAAAAAAGTCGGTAACCAACCGACTTTTTCAACCAAAGCAACTAATTGTTTAACCCTTAATTATGACAATTGTTACTTACTCTCTTAACAAGAAACAGCACTAATTCATTTTGAATGGTGGGATTTTACCATCTTTCATTAATTGCAAGCTTTTCTTTTTATGTTCTTCGAAATTTCCAAAAGCTAAAGCGTCAAGCATTTCTTGGCGACTCATATCAGGATTATTAAAATTTTTACGAATTTCTTCTGAGCAACGGTCAACGTATTTTTCAAATTTCATTGGTGCCCACACGTATTCTTTTTTTACAGCATCTTTCTTAAAAGCAAACTCTTTTGGCAAAACACCTTCAATTTTAGACTTTATATCCAAACCTTCATACGTTTTTGGTAATTGTCGGTTGTCAAATAAGAAGGGTTTACTCACCATAATAACATGTTTCTTGCGTTTCGGGTCTATCATAGATAGACCTTCAATGCGTAATCCTTTTTTCTTTAGGAGTCCGTATTTTGATTCAAAGTGTTTAAGGATTTCGAACATGTTTGTCTAATTAGGGTACTAAGTTAACTATAAAATTGTTAATAACTTCGTTTTAACATTAATACGAAAGTTAATATTTTCAAAGACTGTTTACGACATGTTAGGAAGCGGTTAAGAAGCGGTTGATAGTAAGTTAAATGTTTGATATTTAACCATTTAAAAAAGTTCAAAACTTATTTAAATCAGCTCATTAAGCGAAACATTTTTAATCCCTCTTGTAAACTAGCACATTAAACACATAAGGATTAATGCGTTTAATTTGTTCAGAACGTTTGAGTTTCTTTAGACTGGTTTTTTTAGAATTTTGGGTCAATAAATCTTGTTTTGTGCTGTCAATTTCGCAAGATTTAATCGAATTTAGAATATTATTGGCCTTTATTGCAAATCCGGTAGCTTCTTCACCTGCCAATTTACCCTTAATGACGCCAATTACATTACCATTTTCATCTAAAAGGGGTCCGCCGCTATTTCCTGGATTAACCGGAATTGAGATTTGGTACATATTGGTATCGTTTGAGTAACCACTTAAAGAGCTTAGTGAACCTTCGCCATATACCATATCCTTACGAGGGTAACCTAAGGTAAACACTTTGTCACCTACATCGGTTGATTTTTCGTTTAATGAAAAGGGCACTTGCCAGTTTTTATAAAAGTCTTTATTCTCAAGTTTTAAAACAGCTAAATCTAATTTAGGATCGAACAAAACTAATTTTGTGAGAGCTCTGTCAATAACGCCGTTTCTAACAAAAATACTATCAGCACCTTTTACCATGTGATAACTGGTTAGGATATATCCTTTATCGTTAAGAGCGAAAGCACTTCCCTCTAGATTTGCAGGGGCATAATTTATTTTTTTCCCACTTTTAGTAATACCTTCAACAACACCATCACTTGACGCTTTTAATTCCATCACCACACGGTTAAGATCGGTAATTTGATTGCTTTGTTGCTTAAGAAGGTATCCTCCAGTACTTAAAACAGCTACCGTGCTTAATACGGCTATAAGAGTTGTACTTGCTGCTACTGCTATTGTTCTGCCATGTCGCCTTGCAAAATTTTCTTCGCGGTGAATAGAAATAACTTTAGAATTCCCGAATTCTTCCTGGTGAATCGATTTTAGTTTTTTCTTTAAACTAATTCTATCGGAATTTAATTTTAAGGCATCAATGATCGCTTTGTGTTCATTAAATGCACTGGCCATTATCACATCGGTGTGTAATAATTTTTCAAAATTAGTTCTTTCCTCTTCACTTAAGGTCTTATTCAGGTAATTATCAAATAAATCAGTAACTCTCATTTTTCTTTCTCCTTATGATTCTTGTTCAATAGTTTTTTTATCAAAAAAGTATTTCTTTAATCGTTGTAAACATTTATACTTTTGGTTCTTAGCATTGTCTGCATTTGTATAGCCAAACTTATCAGCTATCTCATCCATATTTAATTTGTGCACATAAAAGTCTTTAATTAGCGTGGCACAAGGTTCGCCAAGTTCGAGTAGACTTCTGTTCATTTTTTCAATTTCTTTCTCTTTCTCTTGATGCTCGTCTAAATCACTTGCTACATCAACAACCTCATTTTCTGCATCTTCTTTAAATAAAAATGTTTTACCACTTTTTTTCAAGTGTTTAAGCCACAATCGTTTCGAAATGGAATAAATATAGGTTTGTAATTGACAATTCAAAGAAAATTCAGGTTTTTGTGCATTTTCATACAACGCAATGACAGTTTCCTGATATATATCCTGAGCAGCTTCTTCTGTACCACTATTGTTTACAATAAATTTAAGAACGACGTTGTAATACTTTTTGTATAAGGCGCTAAGTACTTCACTATTACCGCTGCGTAACCCATCAATAAATTGATCGTCGGAAAATTGCAGTTTGGTAGCAGACATAGACACGCTGTTTAAATTAATACTCTATTTTTATAAAGGTAACCTGTTTTTGATTAAAATTTTTATTCTTCACTATTTTAAGACGCTAATTAAAAGGTTTATTCATTCATAATATTATATGTTTTAAGTCATGAAGACACAATTAAGAGCAAATTGACATTAACTTAATAGAATTTATTACTGTGATAGTCAAATAGTTACAAAAAACAGTATTCTTTTTTTGATTTTTTTGGGTTACCATTTTCTGTTTTCGGTATCAATGTAAAATCAATCACTAATTAAAAAATTAAAACTGAAATGAAAAAAGTATTATCAATTATCGCTGTAGCTGTAGTAGCTACTTTCGTAGCTTGTGGTCCTTCTGCTGAAGAAAAAGCTAAAATGGAAGAAAGAGCAAAATTTATTCAAGATTCAATTGCTGCTTCAATCAGCGAGTCTATGCAAGCTCCTGAAGCAACTGCAGATACAACTGCTCCTGCTGTTGAAGCTGCTGCTCCTGCTCCTGCTGCTGAAGCTCACGATGCGCACGGACACTAAGAATTTGTGTTTAGTTAGTTAGATGATTAGCCCCAAAGCATTGCTTTGGGGCTTTTCTGTTTTTTGATTAGCTTTGCTATCCATTAATCACTTTACTTACATATGAAAAAAACAGGTTTATTTTCCGCCCTTACTTTTATTTTGATTTTAACATCGTGCGGCCCTGCTGCAGAAAACAGACAGGTGATGCATGAGCGTGCTAAAATTTTTCAGGACTCCATTGCTAATGTTATTAGAACAACAATGGCTGAAGCTGAAGCTCCTTCAAATGTTGTTGTTATGCCTACACCAACTAATGCAGCGCAAGCGGCACCTCAAAAATAACACCTTTTACTTTGCTCTTTAATTATGGAAATTACAATTCAAAAAGTACTTGATGCTTTAAAATATGTTGATGATCCGGATCTTAAAAAAGATTTGGTAACCCTCAACATGATTAAAGATGTTGCTGTAGATGGGAAGAACATTTCTTTCACTGTTGTTCTTACAACTCCTGCTTGCCCTATGAAGGACATGATTCATAATGCCTGTATGAATGCAATTTTGCATTATGTTGATAAGGAGGCGAAAGTGAAAATCAACATGACGGCAACCGTTACTACTAAAAAAGGAAAAGATGAAACTACTTTGCGTGATGTTAAAAACATTATTGCGGTAGCGAGTGGCAAAGGAGGTGTTGGAAAAAGTACGATTGCCGCTAATCTTGCAGTTGGCTTGGCGCGACAAGGCGCGAAAGTGGGTTTAGTAGATGCTGATATTTATGGCCCCTCTCAACACATTATGTTTGGTATGCAGAATGAAGGTCCGGGTTCTGCCGAATTTAACGGGCAGAAAAAAATGGCACCTGTTGTCAGTCATGGTGTGAAATTAAATTCAATTGGTTTTTTAGCGGGACCAAATCAACCCATTGCATTACGTGGACCAATGGCGACTAAGGCTTTATCTCAATTGTTTTACGAAACCGTATGGGGTGAATTAGATTATTTAATTGTAGATCTTCCTCCAGGTACTGGAGATATTCAAATTAGTTTATGTAGCCAGGTGCCGGTAACTGGTGCGGTTGTGGTTTGTACTCCGCAAGATGTTGCTATTTCTGACGCTAGAAAAGGAATTGCCTTATTTCAATTAGAGCAGGTAAATGTTCCAATTCTTGGTTTAGTAGAAAACATGGCCTGGTTTACACCCGAAGAATTACCAGAAAATAAATATTATATTTTTGGAAAAGATGGTGTGAAACATTTAGCTGAAGAATTAAACGTGCCCTTAATTTGTCAATTACCTTTAGTACAAAGCGTGCGCGAAGCTTCGGATGCTGGCCGTCCGGCAGTTATGCAAGAAAACACAGTTCAAGCACTTGCATTTATGGAGATGGCGCAAAATGTTGCGCAGCAGGTTGCTATCAGAAACGCAGATCTTGTGGAGGCTTGAACCCGTTCTTTAAGTTATTATTGAAGTAGTTTTTCCTATCTGTTACCTGTTCGTGTTTTATTAATAAAGTGGGTACAACTATTCGTTTGTTATAAACTCTCAATTATTATAAAAACTCCAATATGAAAAAGCTATTTTTTATTTCCTTGCTAATATTTTCTTTAACACTTAAGGCGCAAAAGAAATTAAAACTTTCTAATGGCGTGCATTCAGCTGATGTTGTAAAAATAGAAACAACGACATCGCCGGCAAATCCATTGTACACCTTTTCAACATATACAGTGCCTTATCAGGAGTTTACTGGTGTATCTGTGAGCAATGGTTTAATGTGGGATGATAGTAACTTTCCAATTACGATGGGATTTAATTTTAAACTTTACGGCGCTTCAGGTAATATCATTAATTTTGCTGAAGGCTCGTTTGCTACGTTTGATAACCCTACACTATCCGTGTTAACCCTTGCCACTCCGATGTTTGAAGACCTGTGTGATAGAGCATTCCTTCCTGCCACTTCTAATGAAGGAGATTCAGGCGGCATCTCTGATATTTCGTATTCAGTAACCGGAACAGTAGGAAATAAAATATGTATGATTCAGGTAAAAGATGCAGGATTTTATGAAGAAATTGCAGCGTATGATACTTCTGAGAGTTATGTTAATTTTCAATTATGGTTATATGAAGGAACAAATGATATTGAAATACGCTTTGGAGATGTAAACATTCAAAACCCCCAAGACAACCTGCTTAATCCAGCAGGCTTTCATTGTGGACTCGCAGAACAG
This region includes:
- a CDS encoding Mrp/NBP35 family ATP-binding protein, encoding MEITIQKVLDALKYVDDPDLKKDLVTLNMIKDVAVDGKNISFTVVLTTPACPMKDMIHNACMNAILHYVDKEAKVKINMTATVTTKKGKDETTLRDVKNIIAVASGKGGVGKSTIAANLAVGLARQGAKVGLVDADIYGPSQHIMFGMQNEGPGSAEFNGQKKMAPVVSHGVKLNSIGFLAGPNQPIALRGPMATKALSQLFYETVWGELDYLIVDLPPGTGDIQISLCSQVPVTGAVVVCTPQDVAISDARKGIALFQLEQVNVPILGLVENMAWFTPEELPENKYYIFGKDGVKHLAEELNVPLICQLPLVQSVREASDAGRPAVMQENTVQALAFMEMAQNVAQQVAIRNADLVEA
- a CDS encoding DUF4286 family protein; the protein is MFIYNVTVNIDDEVHQQWVKWMKEKHIPDVMKTGCFIDSQMVKVLYVEDHGHTFSTQYKFLEMADIEKYQKEFAPALQAEHKEMFGEKYTAFRTVLEIL
- a CDS encoding S1C family serine protease encodes the protein MRVTDLFDNYLNKTLSEEERTNFEKLLHTDVIMASAFNEHKAIIDALKLNSDRISLKKKLKSIHQEEFGNSKVISIHREENFARRHGRTIAVAASTTLIAVLSTVAVLSTGGYLLKQQSNQITDLNRVVMELKASSDGVVEGITKSGKKINYAPANLEGSAFALNDKGYILTSYHMVKGADSIFVRNGVIDRALTKLVLFDPKLDLAVLKLENKDFYKNWQVPFSLNEKSTDVGDKVFTLGYPRKDMVYGEGSLSSLSGYSNDTNMYQISIPVNPGNSGGPLLDENGNVIGVIKGKLAGEEATGFAIKANNILNSIKSCEIDSTKQDLLTQNSKKTSLKKLKRSEQIKRINPYVFNVLVYKRD
- the tyrS gene encoding tyrosine--tRNA ligase: MKSNFVEELRWRGLLQDIMPGTEELLEKEIISGYIGFDPTADSLHIGHLTQVFTLLRFQKAGHKPIALIGGATGMVGDPSGKSAERNLLDEEALNKNVAGLKKQLEKFLDFNSSSNGAILVNNYDWMKDYTFLTFIRDVGKHLTVSYMMAKDSVKNRLETGMSFTEFSYQLLQAFDFYKLNETQNCKLQMGGSDQWGNITSGTELIRRKSGGEAYALTTQLIRKADGTKFGKTESGSVWLDRTKTSPYKFYQFWINTSDADAKSWIKIFTFFSKEETEAMITEHEKDPGKRILQKTLAKELTTLVHSETDLNSAIDTSSVLFNGGLAELKKLDEETFLDVFDGLPQFTLLKSEIESGTGIVELLSEKTTVFPSKSEARKMIQGGGVSVNKEKVEGLELIINSSHLINNKYIIIQKGKKNYYLCSIN
- the rpoN gene encoding RNA polymerase factor sigma-54, which produces MALKHSQYLKLSQKLLPQQILLMKLLQLPTLALEERIKEELELNPALEEDEDTLTTDEELFSNEDEGEITADEEFDDNGEIKEEEMKTSASDVEMEDYMDAEELDSYKYEVVNKGPDEETRDFVVVEGVGFQEQLEQQLGLKDINDREYTIGNYLIGCLDEDGYVRRELDLIVDDLAFNYNITTDIKEIEEALKIIQSFDPPGVGARNLQECLLIQLERKTEKTKEVVLAMDVIKNHMEEFSKKHYDKILKRLEIDNEELKDIINEITHLNPRPGNSETKESNFSAVVPDFIITVTDGIPELSINGRNMPDLKISKDYKEMLKEYAKSKEKSSKEASGFIKSKIESAGWFIEALQQRYATMSLCMKCILEYQHDYFSTGDESKLKPMILKDIASRVSLDLSTVSRMANSKYVQTPYGTFLLKTFFSESMSTDSGEEVSSREIKDILKDYVDKEDKKHPLTDDELCAKLNEKGYNIARRTVAKYREQLDIPVGRMRREV
- a CDS encoding DUF7793 family protein, with amino-acid sequence MKQALHFKEFGQLEYENRILTVRITEGTEITEKTLELIFSEASKLAGNLTFCILADVRNLATAGSAARKYSANNSYSKQHLAYATLTDKISVILLANFFIKVNRPSVPSKLFKEEKGAMHWLQGFL
- a CDS encoding T9SS type A sorting domain-containing protein, giving the protein MKKLFFISLLIFSLTLKAQKKLKLSNGVHSADVVKIETTTSPANPLYTFSTYTVPYQEFTGVSVSNGLMWDDSNFPITMGFNFKLYGASGNIINFAEGSFATFDNPTLSVLTLATPMFEDLCDRAFLPATSNEGDSGGISDISYSVTGTVGNKICMIQVKDAGFYEEIAAYDTSESYVNFQLWLYEGTNDIEIRFGDVNIQNPQDNLLNPAGFHCGLAEQVDLNTAVNVSANVLNGPASNPAMVGLGTTLAEVVTGTVQSGRVYKFSRVNPNLVGISNVNFSEQMSFFPNPASTKLYCNTPADLMKEVEIYFYSLDGKLVSEKKLESEIDISEIGKGVYLLKTKSKNGDFHYSGKLVVIK
- a CDS encoding T9SS type A sorting domain-containing protein, with the protein product MKNFILFSFLFLLVRFSFSQSASDAAVQLTALVQNSPAQITLNWVGNATSTQYQVYRKLKTDVSWGAPVATPGGTTNQYIDNTVSVGINYEYRVSRTGSGYAGHGYINSGIEVPETFYRGKLILLVDSNFIGTLSAEISRLITDIEGDGWDVIRHDVLRTGSVTHIKDLIVNDYNEDTTVAVKAVFLLGHIPVPYSGNINPDGHPDHLGAWPADCYYADMDGVWTDNSVTSTTASPARTQNIPGDGKFDQSIVPSDLELQVGRVDFNGMPTFTLTEGQLLKNYLDKDHEYRMKMFVPIKQGVVDDNFGYFSSEAFAASGYKNFAPLVGSSNIIAADYFTSMTGLSFAWSFGCGGGTYTSASGIGNTANFAASNLHGVFTMLFGSYFGDWDSQNNFLKAPLAQGKILTSVWSGRPHYQFHHMGLGENIGYGVLLTQNNSGNLYFDSPTVITGRWIHNALMGDPTLRNDVVAPVSNVVATKAGFDCHISWSATTETTIAGYNIYVKNDTNTAYVKLNSLPISGTTYTDNCLLYKGVYTYMVRVLKLENVPSGTYYNMSEGIADTAYNSSTVKTHAGFLAIVNGNVLNLTNTSANATNFFWDLGNGQTNTTPSPVITYSANAPYQIMLVASNQCDQDTAYAAIYIVTVALDELSENENVIIFPNPSLGKIKVTNNKNEKFKITIYTTEGKKVAEFHEYSKEHELDLNYLGKGLFFIEIVTNEKTAVKKLILE
- a CDS encoding RNA polymerase sigma factor, whose translation is MSATKLQFSDDQFIDGLRSGNSEVLSALYKKYYNVVLKFIVNNSGTEEAAQDIYQETVIALYENAQKPEFSLNCQLQTYIYSISKRLWLKHLKKSGKTFLFKEDAENEVVDVASDLDEHQEKEKEIEKMNRSLLELGEPCATLIKDFYVHKLNMDEIADKFGYTNADNAKNQKYKCLQRLKKYFFDKKTIEQES